ACCACATCGTTCGGCTCTTTGTCGTCCGTCACGAATGTCGCCTTGACGGCGTAGGTGGGAACGTCCCTGTTGACGCCCTTGTAGATGCCGCCCGGGATGACCGTCATGACGTAGTAGGGATTCTCGGAAACGAGCTTCTGGATTCCCGGAGAGTTCAGCGGAATCATCCGGATGGGCGTG
The bacterium DNA segment above includes these coding regions:
- a CDS encoding TAXI family TRAP transporter solute-binding subunit — protein: TPIRMIPLNSPGIQKLVSENPYYVMTVIPGGIYKGVNRDVPTYAVKATFVTDDKEPNDVVYNVVKAVFSRLGELQAAHGAFKTLKAEDMLKGLSAPLHPGALRYYKEKGWK